The Phycisphaeraceae bacterium genome has a window encoding:
- a CDS encoding homocysteine S-methyltransferase family protein: protein MASRFLQELARRVLIFDGSMGATIQNMDLDIERDYLGHENCVDLLVRSRPDLIQSLHESFLQVGADAVETDTFGANKLVFSEFHDDVVGWTRAINREAAQIARAACERYATSDKPRFVIGSIGPGTKLLTLGHTTWDRMLDSYAEQARGLIDGGVDAFIIETCQDLLQVKCAINACLKALDELGKGPLDIPIMVSVTIETTGTMLLGSEIAAAVHALRPYPIMSLGLNCATGPTEMGDHVEFLAKNWDRFISVIPNAGLPILVNGRTSFPLSAEPFAETLARFVEHFGVNIVGGCCGTQPEHIGRLAERVGERASADRGLTEVRLTHDAERIRLATAPAKGEPPVHFTPPAPCVTSLYAPVEYRQENSFLIIGERMNASGSKKFKRLLEEENWDEIISLAREQKREGANVLDINVDYAGRDNARDMAEIVSRVVRQVDCPIMIDSTQPATIEAGLRHAPGKCIINSTNFEDGEEKFDLLCSLARTYGAAIVIGTIDEDKEAAMARTAERKFAIARRGIERATVRHGMDLADLFIDPLVLPISTGMESDRRSALELIEGTRRIRAAYPECQITCGLSNVSFGLHPAARVVLNSVFLHELMEAGMTSAIVHASKIEPLNRIDDRQRQAALDLIYDRRATPDHATADPLQHFIDLFKDAQAGTVEVKRADRTIEQILRDHIIDGEKRDLHAHLDAALVKYAPLAIINDHLLDGMKTVGELFGSGQMQLPFVLQSAEVMKMAVAYLEPKMEKVAGSTKGTIVLATVKGDVHDIGKNLVDIILSNNGYRVINLGIKQPLHSIIEAARQHAADAVGMSGLLVKSVGVMEENLREMNAQSLRIPVLLGGAALTRHYAESHLRGVYHGPLYYGKDAFEGLRVCEALTGGGLQQIDREVEARLTKRAETEEKVSAMRARDGAKVGGGAGGVGGVATATTRSSVATDVPVPTPPFWGDRLVESIDLDDIYPFINTVALFRGQWGFKRGSRTAEEYEREIEETVQPIFQRLQRICREEKILRPQVVYGWWPCNAEGDDLVIYDAQDHAREIERFTFPRQSARERLCISDFFRPVESGERDVVGFSCVTMGVEASHRARQLFERNEYTEYLYLHGMGVECAEALAELWHKRMRAELGIGQDDSPRIRELFTQHYRGSRYSFGYPACPEMSDQEKLFRLLKPERIGCTLTDNWQIDPEQSTSAIIVHHPAAKYFNV, encoded by the coding sequence ATGGCCAGCCGCTTCCTGCAGGAACTTGCCCGACGCGTCCTCATCTTCGACGGCTCGATGGGGGCCACCATCCAGAACATGGATCTGGACATCGAGCGCGATTACCTCGGTCACGAGAACTGCGTGGACCTGCTGGTCCGCAGCCGCCCGGACCTGATCCAGTCGCTCCACGAGTCATTCCTTCAGGTCGGCGCGGATGCGGTCGAGACCGACACCTTCGGCGCCAACAAGCTGGTCTTCTCGGAGTTTCACGATGACGTGGTCGGGTGGACGCGGGCGATCAACCGCGAGGCGGCGCAGATCGCCCGTGCCGCCTGCGAGCGCTACGCCACGTCCGACAAGCCGCGATTCGTGATCGGCTCGATCGGTCCGGGCACCAAGCTCCTCACGCTGGGGCACACCACGTGGGACCGCATGCTCGACAGTTACGCCGAGCAGGCCCGCGGGCTGATCGACGGGGGGGTGGATGCGTTCATCATCGAGACGTGCCAGGACCTGCTTCAGGTCAAGTGCGCCATCAACGCCTGTCTGAAGGCGCTGGACGAGTTGGGCAAGGGTCCGCTGGACATCCCCATCATGGTCAGCGTGACCATCGAGACCACGGGCACGATGCTGTTGGGGTCCGAGATCGCCGCGGCGGTGCATGCGCTCAGGCCCTATCCCATCATGTCGCTGGGGCTGAACTGCGCCACCGGCCCCACGGAGATGGGCGATCACGTCGAGTTCCTGGCGAAGAATTGGGATCGCTTCATCTCCGTCATTCCCAACGCGGGGCTGCCGATCCTCGTGAACGGCAGGACATCATTTCCGCTCTCCGCCGAGCCGTTCGCCGAGACGCTGGCGCGGTTCGTCGAGCACTTCGGCGTCAACATCGTGGGCGGATGCTGCGGCACACAACCGGAGCACATCGGGCGGTTGGCGGAGCGCGTGGGCGAGCGGGCGTCCGCTGACCGCGGGTTGACCGAGGTGCGCCTCACGCACGATGCCGAGCGGATCCGCCTGGCGACGGCGCCGGCGAAGGGCGAACCGCCCGTGCATTTCACGCCGCCCGCTCCATGCGTCACGTCGCTGTATGCTCCCGTGGAGTACCGGCAGGAGAACTCATTCCTCATCATCGGCGAGCGGATGAACGCCTCCGGCTCGAAGAAGTTCAAGCGGCTGCTCGAGGAGGAGAACTGGGACGAGATCATTTCGCTGGCCCGCGAGCAGAAACGCGAGGGGGCCAATGTCCTGGACATCAACGTTGACTACGCGGGGCGCGACAACGCCCGCGACATGGCCGAGATCGTCTCGCGCGTGGTGCGGCAGGTGGACTGCCCGATCATGATCGACTCCACCCAGCCCGCCACCATCGAGGCGGGTCTGCGCCACGCTCCCGGCAAGTGCATCATCAACTCCACCAACTTCGAGGACGGCGAGGAGAAGTTCGACCTGCTGTGCTCGCTGGCCAGGACCTATGGCGCGGCCATCGTCATCGGCACGATTGACGAGGACAAGGAAGCCGCCATGGCCCGCACGGCGGAGCGCAAGTTCGCCATCGCCCGGCGAGGCATCGAGCGTGCCACCGTCCGCCACGGCATGGACCTGGCGGATCTCTTCATTGACCCGCTGGTGCTGCCCATCTCGACGGGCATGGAGTCCGACCGGCGCAGCGCGCTGGAGCTGATCGAGGGCACGCGCCGAATCCGCGCGGCCTACCCGGAGTGCCAGATCACCTGCGGCTTATCCAACGTGAGCTTCGGGCTTCATCCCGCGGCGCGGGTGGTGCTCAACTCCGTCTTCCTGCATGAGCTGATGGAAGCGGGCATGACGAGCGCCATCGTGCATGCCTCGAAGATCGAGCCGCTCAACCGCATTGATGACCGGCAGCGCCAGGCCGCGCTGGACCTGATCTACGACCGTCGCGCCACCCCGGACCACGCCACCGCCGACCCGCTGCAGCACTTCATCGACCTGTTCAAGGACGCCCAGGCCGGCACGGTGGAGGTCAAGCGCGCCGACCGCACCATCGAGCAGATTCTGCGCGACCACATCATCGACGGCGAGAAGCGCGACCTGCACGCCCACCTCGACGCCGCGCTGGTGAAGTACGCCCCGCTGGCCATCATCAACGACCATCTGCTCGACGGCATGAAGACCGTGGGTGAGCTGTTCGGCTCGGGCCAGATGCAGCTGCCCTTCGTGCTGCAGAGCGCGGAAGTGATGAAGATGGCGGTGGCGTACCTGGAGCCGAAGATGGAGAAGGTGGCCGGCTCCACCAAGGGCACCATCGTGCTCGCCACGGTGAAGGGGGATGTGCATGACATCGGCAAGAACCTCGTGGACATCATCCTGTCCAACAACGGCTATCGCGTGATCAACCTGGGCATCAAGCAGCCGCTCCATTCGATCATCGAAGCCGCCCGCCAGCATGCGGCGGACGCGGTCGGCATGTCCGGGCTGCTGGTCAAGAGCGTGGGCGTGATGGAGGAGAACCTGCGCGAGATGAACGCCCAGTCGCTGCGCATTCCCGTGCTGCTGGGCGGGGCCGCGCTCACGCGCCACTATGCCGAATCGCACCTGCGCGGCGTGTATCACGGACCCCTCTACTACGGCAAGGACGCCTTCGAGGGGCTGCGCGTCTGCGAGGCGCTGACCGGGGGCGGCCTACAGCAGATTGACCGTGAGGTCGAAGCCCGGCTCACCAAGCGGGCCGAGACTGAAGAGAAAGTGTCCGCCATGCGCGCCCGCGACGGCGCCAAGGTCGGCGGCGGGGCGGGAGGAGTGGGGGGGGTGGCGACCGCGACGACGCGCTCTTCGGTGGCGACGGATGTGCCCGTCCCCACGCCGCCCTTCTGGGGCGACCGGCTCGTCGAATCCATCGACCTCGATGACATCTACCCCTTCATCAACACGGTCGCCCTGTTCCGCGGTCAGTGGGGCTTCAAGCGCGGCAGCCGCACCGCGGAGGAGTACGAGCGCGAGATCGAGGAGACGGTGCAGCCCATCTTCCAGCGGTTGCAGCGCATCTGCCGCGAGGAGAAAATCCTCCGCCCCCAGGTGGTGTACGGCTGGTGGCCCTGCAACGCGGAGGGCGATGACCTCGTCATTTACGATGCACAGGACCACGCCCGCGAGATCGAGCGATTCACTTTCCCCCGGCAATCCGCCCGCGAGCGGCTGTGCATCAGCGACTTCTTCCGCCCTGTCGAGAGCGGCGAGCGCGACGTGGTGGGCTTCTCCTGCGTGACGATGGGCGTCGAGGCCAGCCACCGCGCCCGCCAGCTCTTCGAGCGCAACGAGTACACCGAGTACCTCTACCTGCACGGCATGGGCGTGGAATGCGCCGAGGCCCTCGCCGAACTGTGGCACAAGCGCATGCGGGCCGAACTGGGCATCGGGCAGGACGACTCGCCCCGCATCCGCGAACTGTTCACGCAGCACTACCGCGGCAGCCGCTACTCCTTCGGCTACCCCGCCTGCCCCGAGATGAGCGACCAGGAGAAACTCTTCCGCCTGCTCAAGCCGGAGCGCATCGGCTGCACGCTCACGGATAACTGGCAGATCGACCCGGAGCAGAGCACCAGCGCCATCATCGTGCACCACCCGGCGGCGAAGTATTTCAACGTGTGA
- a CDS encoding YceH family protein — protein sequence MTPLTPNECRVLGVLVEKAQTTPAQYPLTLNALVAGCNQKNNRDPVTELSEDDVLEALDGLRAKGLAREVDMAGSRVPKYRHVAREGLSVDTNQLVVLTELLLRGPQTVGEIRGRAGRMHPLESVEVVENILDSLITREFPLVKRLSPLPGTRAERFQQMLCPALHPVQAAAPSGGGGPVAPVRPVTDAALQQRVAALEAEVASLRALLEAAGFTSDAV from the coding sequence ATGACCCCCCTCACTCCCAACGAGTGCCGCGTACTGGGCGTGCTGGTCGAGAAGGCGCAGACCACGCCTGCCCAGTATCCGCTCACGCTCAACGCGCTGGTGGCCGGGTGCAACCAGAAGAACAACCGCGATCCCGTGACTGAGTTGTCCGAGGATGATGTGCTCGAAGCCCTCGACGGGCTCCGGGCCAAGGGGCTGGCGCGCGAAGTGGACATGGCCGGCAGCCGCGTGCCCAAGTATCGCCACGTGGCCCGCGAGGGGTTGTCGGTCGACACCAACCAGCTCGTCGTGCTCACGGAACTCCTGCTGCGCGGGCCGCAGACCGTGGGAGAGATCCGCGGCCGCGCGGGCCGCATGCATCCGCTCGAGTCGGTCGAGGTCGTCGAGAACATTCTCGACTCGCTCATCACGCGCGAGTTTCCGCTGGTCAAGCGGCTCTCGCCCCTGCCCGGCACAAGGGCCGAACGGTTCCAGCAGATGCTCTGCCCGGCGCTGCATCCGGTCCAGGCGGCCGCGCCGAGCGGCGGCGGCGGGCCGGTCGCGCCCGTGCGCCCCGTCACGGACGCCGCGCTGCAGCAGCGCGTCGCCGCGCTCGAGGCGGAGGTCGCGTCGCTTCGCGCCCTGCTCGAGGCCGCGGGGTTCACGTCGGACGCGGTGTGA
- the pdxA gene encoding 4-hydroxythreonine-4-phosphate dehydrogenase PdxA: MTHSRPDQPGHRAPVIGVTMGDPAGIGPEIVVKALADPAVQSQARFVIYGQNEALAYAADRAGIEPFWFRVPHDSERTRRPIFDRVVVFDHDECDGPPASTAPGPSRTGGFASKTFVENAIADALRPPGDPRHLDAVVTAPISKQSWALAGFDNWPGHTELFAYRTKAKRSGMAFISPRLRVALATVHLPLMEIRNVLTIGRVFDAIDLGNELCLELGIRQPRIAVCGLNPHAGEGGLFGDEEQRLITPAINVARQGGINVRGPFPADTVFAQAVSHQPGTRNPELGTSSPGTSSPRFDLVVAMYHDQGLIPIKLLDRDEAVNVTMGLPIVRTSPDHGTAFDIAGRNLAHPGSMKAAIRLAAHLARERLARAAAGQEPARSEPAA; encoded by the coding sequence GTGACGCATTCCCGGCCCGACCAACCCGGCCACCGCGCCCCCGTGATCGGCGTCACGATGGGCGATCCCGCCGGAATCGGCCCGGAAATCGTGGTCAAGGCGCTCGCCGACCCCGCCGTACAGTCGCAGGCGCGCTTCGTCATCTACGGGCAGAACGAGGCGCTGGCCTACGCCGCCGACCGGGCCGGGATCGAGCCCTTCTGGTTCCGCGTGCCCCACGATTCCGAGCGCACGCGAAGACCCATCTTCGACCGCGTGGTGGTCTTCGACCATGACGAGTGCGATGGGCCGCCCGCATCCACCGCGCCCGGCCCCTCGCGCACCGGCGGCTTCGCCAGCAAGACCTTCGTCGAGAACGCCATCGCCGACGCCCTGCGCCCCCCCGGCGACCCGCGTCACCTCGACGCCGTGGTCACCGCGCCGATCAGCAAGCAGTCGTGGGCGCTGGCGGGCTTCGACAACTGGCCGGGCCACACCGAGCTCTTCGCCTACCGCACCAAGGCCAAGCGTTCGGGCATGGCGTTCATCTCGCCGCGATTGCGCGTGGCGCTGGCCACGGTGCATCTGCCGTTGATGGAGATCCGCAACGTGCTCACCATCGGGCGCGTGTTCGACGCCATCGACCTGGGCAATGAGCTGTGCCTGGAGCTGGGCATCCGCCAGCCGCGAATCGCCGTGTGCGGCTTGAACCCCCACGCGGGCGAGGGCGGGCTGTTCGGCGACGAGGAGCAGCGCCTCATCACGCCCGCCATCAACGTCGCCCGGCAGGGCGGCATCAACGTGCGCGGGCCCTTCCCGGCGGACACGGTGTTCGCGCAAGCCGTCAGCCATCAGCCCGGAACTCGCAACCCGGAACTCGGAACTTCATCCCCCGGAACTTCCTCCCCTCGCTTCGATCTCGTCGTCGCCATGTATCACGACCAGGGGCTGATCCCCATCAAGCTGCTCGACCGCGATGAGGCCGTCAATGTGACGATGGGGCTGCCCATCGTCCGCACCAGCCCGGACCACGGCACGGCGTTCGACATCGCAGGCAGGAACCTCGCCCACCCCGGCTCGATGAAGGCCGCCATCCGACTGGCCGCCCACCTGGCCCGCGAGCGCCTGGCCCGAGCCGCGGCGGGTCAGGAGCCGGCGCGGAGCGAACCGGCGGCGTGA